The Bradyrhizobium sp. WSM471 genome includes the window TCTACTGGCTTCAGGTACGCCACTATGAATCCACCGACGATGCTTTCGTCGCCGCGCGCAGCTTTTCCGTGGCCTCCAAGGTCGGCGGGTACGTGACCGAGATCCCGGTCACGGACAACCAGCATGTCAAAGCCGGGGACCTTCTCGCCAAGATCGACGAGCGCGACTATCGCATCGCCATCGATCAGGCCAATGCTCAGGTCGCGGTCGCCAGGGCGAACATCGCCAATGTCGAGGCGCAGATCGTTTCTCAGCAGGAGCAGATCAAGCAGGCGGAGGCGCAGCTCGATCAGGCCCAGGCCCAGCTCAAGTTCTCGCAGGAAGAATTCGCGCGCGCTCAGGATCTGGTCGAGAAGGGCGCAGGCACCGTGCAGCGCCAGCAGCAGACCCGCTCCGATCTTCAGGCGCAGCAGGCCAATACTGAGCGCGCGAAGACCGCGGTGACGGCCGCGCAAGTCGGCATCAAGACGCTGCAGGCCCAGCTCGAAGGCGCCCGGGCGCAGCTCCAGCAGTCGCAGGCGCAGCTTGATCAGGCCAAGCTGAACCTGCAATATACCAGCGTCGTTGCCGCGCAGTCCGGCCGCGTCGTCAAGCTCAGCGGCGCCAAGGGCACTTTCGTCAACCCGGGCCAGAGCCTGATGATGTTCGTGCCTGACGAAGTCTGGATCGTCGCCAACTACAAGGAGACGCAGCTCAACGACATGCGGCCGGGCCAGCCGGTTGAGATCCGCATCGACGCCTATCCCGGGCGCAAGCTGACCGGTCACGTCGAGTCCGTGCAGCCGGGCTCCGGCACTGCGTTCAGCCTGTTGCCGGCGGAGAACGCCACCGGCAATTACGTCAAGGTGGTGCAGCGCGTGCCGGTGAAGATCGTGGTCGACAGCTGGCCAGCCGATTTGCCCGTTGGCCCCGGCATGTCGGTCGTGCCCTGGACCAGGGTGCGATGACGGACACGGCGCAAGGGGGCGCGTCAGCGGGCGGCTGGTCGCCGGAGCGCTCGGCGGCGGGCGGTCATAATCCCTACCTCATCGCATTCGTCGTCTCGATCGCGACCTTCATGGAGGTACTCGACACCACCATTGCCAATGTCGCCTTGCGCCACATCGCCGGTGGGCTTGCCGTCGGCATCGACGAGAGCACCTACGTCATCACCAGCTATCTCGTCGCCAACGCCATCGTGCTGTCGATCTCGGGCTGGCTGTCGACCGTGATCGGCCGCAAGCGCTTCTACATGATCTGCGTTGCGATCTTCACGCTCTCGTCGCTTTTGTGCGGCTTCGCCTGGAATTTGCAGTCGCTTGTGCTGTTCCGCATCCTTCAGGGCCTCGGCGGTGGCGGGATGGCGACCAGCGAGCAGGCGATCCTCGCCGACTCCTTTCCGCCGCACAAGCGCGGCCAGGCCTTCGCAATCTATGGCGTCGCCGTCG containing:
- a CDS encoding HlyD family secretion protein — its product is MDAQTRERDPSAEQPQRAKEAPKTSPDQVREAKDSKPAKAPSLRDRIREHWLVATVGTIVLLAALIGGVLYWLQVRHYESTDDAFVAARSFSVASKVGGYVTEIPVTDNQHVKAGDLLAKIDERDYRIAIDQANAQVAVARANIANVEAQIVSQQEQIKQAEAQLDQAQAQLKFSQEEFARAQDLVEKGAGTVQRQQQTRSDLQAQQANTERAKTAVTAAQVGIKTLQAQLEGARAQLQQSQAQLDQAKLNLQYTSVVAAQSGRVVKLSGAKGTFVNPGQSLMMFVPDEVWIVANYKETQLNDMRPGQPVEIRIDAYPGRKLTGHVESVQPGSGTAFSLLPAENATGNYVKVVQRVPVKIVVDSWPADLPVGPGMSVVPWTRVR